In one window of Microbacterium sp. PM5 DNA:
- a CDS encoding leucyl aminopeptidase: MAFPELSYTTDPLRETKADALVLALPPLDHDRGALAQWPGLASALEAVGFSGALGSTVRAYAPEATSLPLIVVGTGPSPDTAALREAVGAALRTTTGFDTVAIEVPGVDEDGWGAVAEGAALGAYRFDGYKSVASPARASHVIIRGEGTTVPSALVRAQVVGDAAALVKDLVHTPAEWLGPQDVADAARAALSELPVDVVVLDEKQLAADGYGGILGVGQGSDRPPRLVRLDYAPADAERHVAIVGKGITFDTGGLSLKPAAGMVGMKYDMAGAATVLAVVRAAAQLRLPVRVSGWLCLADNMPSGRATRPGDVLRILGGTTVEVLNTDAEGRLVLADGLVAASRTHPDVIVDVATLTGAISVALGSRHTGVMGSEDAVAEYLDAAEAADELAWPLPLPAHMEEELDSPIADLVNAKIGDPSGGSLFAGLFLQRFVGRVSDDADAPRIPWVHLDIAGSGSTKSATGATDKGPTAATVRSLLAFVEGDAR; encoded by the coding sequence ATGGCGTTTCCCGAGCTGTCGTACACGACCGATCCGCTGCGTGAGACGAAGGCCGATGCCCTCGTGCTCGCCCTCCCACCGCTCGACCACGATCGCGGGGCGCTCGCGCAGTGGCCGGGCCTGGCCTCGGCCCTGGAAGCCGTCGGCTTCTCGGGTGCGCTCGGCAGCACGGTGCGCGCGTACGCCCCGGAAGCGACGTCACTGCCCCTGATCGTGGTCGGCACGGGGCCCTCGCCCGACACCGCCGCCCTGCGTGAGGCGGTCGGCGCCGCACTGCGGACCACCACCGGCTTCGACACCGTGGCCATCGAGGTCCCGGGAGTCGATGAGGACGGGTGGGGAGCAGTCGCGGAGGGTGCAGCGCTCGGCGCGTACCGCTTCGACGGATACAAGTCGGTTGCCTCGCCTGCGCGTGCGTCACACGTGATCATCCGCGGTGAAGGAACCACGGTCCCCTCGGCGCTGGTTCGTGCGCAGGTCGTCGGCGATGCGGCCGCACTCGTCAAGGACCTCGTGCACACCCCGGCCGAGTGGCTGGGCCCGCAGGATGTCGCGGACGCTGCTCGGGCCGCGCTGTCAGAACTCCCCGTGGACGTCGTCGTCCTGGACGAGAAGCAGCTCGCCGCCGACGGTTACGGGGGCATCCTCGGTGTCGGTCAGGGATCGGACCGCCCCCCGCGTCTCGTGCGACTCGATTACGCACCCGCGGATGCCGAGCGCCACGTCGCGATCGTGGGCAAGGGCATCACCTTCGATACCGGCGGCCTCTCGCTCAAGCCGGCCGCGGGAATGGTGGGCATGAAGTACGACATGGCCGGGGCCGCGACCGTGCTCGCCGTCGTCCGCGCGGCCGCACAGCTTCGTCTTCCGGTGCGCGTGTCGGGATGGCTCTGTTTGGCTGACAATATGCCCTCGGGACGAGCGACGCGGCCCGGGGACGTGTTGCGGATTCTGGGCGGGACCACCGTCGAGGTGTTGAACACCGACGCCGAAGGGCGGCTCGTCCTCGCCGACGGCCTCGTCGCTGCCAGTCGCACGCATCCGGACGTGATCGTCGACGTGGCCACGCTGACCGGAGCCATCTCGGTGGCGCTCGGTTCTCGCCACACGGGGGTCATGGGCTCAGAGGATGCCGTCGCCGAATATCTCGACGCGGCGGAGGCCGCAGACGAGCTGGCGTGGCCGCTGCCGCTGCCGGCTCACATGGAGGAGGAGCTGGACTCCCCTATCGCCGACCTGGTCAATGCGAAGATCGGGGACCCGTCGGGAGGCTCGCTTTTCGCCGGGCTGTTCCTCCAGCGGTTCGTCGGGCGCGTCTCCGACGACGCGGACGCACCTCGCATCCCCTGGGTGCACCTGGACATCGCCGGCAGCGGGAGCACGAAATCCGCGACCGGCGCGACGGACAAGGGGCCCACCGCGGCGACCGTCCGCTCGCTGCTCGCATTCGTCGAAGGAGACGCACGATGA
- a CDS encoding PAC2 family protein, translating to MPLSGPLYERVVSAPPVPAGLPLVIVLTGFTDAGGAVSQMVEMFRDDLEPAPIVRFSADVLLDYRARRPTITFDADHLADYRPPRLELSLAHDALGQPFVLLAGYEPDFAWEAFTETVVGLAEGLQVSTVTWVHAIPMPVPHTRPIGTTVSGTRADLTQAHSVWQPHTQVPATVGHLLEHRFAQSGASVAGFVLLVPHYLADTDYPAAALAGLDSLSVASGLVFNVDDVREENREYVAKVDDQVEGNAELTSMLHALEERYDAYMAGSNLGQPIIHPGDLPSADELAAELERFLADRRTDDHRRDDDRRGDEWRGDDRRGRR from the coding sequence ATGCCCCTGAGCGGTCCCCTTTACGAGCGTGTGGTGTCGGCCCCACCGGTCCCTGCCGGCCTTCCGCTGGTGATCGTGCTGACGGGCTTCACGGATGCCGGTGGCGCCGTCTCGCAGATGGTGGAGATGTTCCGCGACGACCTCGAGCCGGCTCCGATCGTGAGGTTCTCGGCCGACGTGCTGCTCGACTATCGTGCGCGGCGTCCGACGATCACTTTCGACGCCGACCATCTCGCCGACTACCGTCCGCCCCGGCTGGAACTCTCACTGGCGCACGATGCCCTCGGGCAGCCGTTCGTTCTCCTGGCCGGCTACGAGCCGGACTTCGCCTGGGAGGCGTTCACCGAGACCGTCGTGGGCCTCGCCGAAGGACTGCAGGTGTCGACGGTGACGTGGGTGCACGCCATTCCCATGCCCGTGCCGCACACACGGCCGATCGGCACGACCGTGAGCGGGACGCGCGCCGACCTCACACAGGCGCACTCCGTGTGGCAGCCCCACACGCAGGTGCCGGCGACGGTCGGTCATCTGTTGGAGCACCGCTTCGCCCAGAGCGGCGCCTCCGTCGCCGGATTCGTGCTCCTCGTGCCGCACTACCTCGCCGACACGGACTACCCGGCCGCCGCACTCGCGGGATTGGACAGCCTGTCGGTGGCCAGCGGCCTCGTCTTCAACGTCGACGACGTGCGCGAGGAGAACCGGGAGTATGTCGCGAAGGTGGACGACCAGGTGGAGGGCAACGCCGAACTGACCTCCATGCTGCACGCTCTCGAAGAGCGGTACGACGCCTACATGGCCGGATCGAACCTCGGCCAGCCGATCATCCACCCCGGCGATCTGCCCAGCGCGGACGAGCTCGCCGCAGAGCTGGAGCGCTTCCTGGCCGACCGTCGCACCGACGATCACCGCCGGGACGACGACCGCCGCGGCGACGAGTGGCGAGGCGACGACCGCCGCGGTCGACGCTGA
- the lpdA gene encoding dihydrolipoyl dehydrogenase, with protein sequence MTAHHSDLVVLGGGSAGYAAAIRAAELGRSVVIVEKDKLGGTCLHRGCIPTKAILHAAEIADAVRDAASVGVAATFEGIDVAGVTAFREGIVAKKFAGLAGLIKARGITVVAGEGRLVVDGDGPGVAVGEVTYRGTDVLLATGSHTRTLPGIEIGGRILSSEEALALAEVPASVIVLGGGVIGVEFASAWRSMGADVTIVEALDHLVPAEDVASSKALERAFRKRGIVARLGSRFASVSQTDAEVSIVLSDGSELTADYLLVAVGRGPSTAGMGFDEAGVVLERGFVSVDERLHTSVPHVWAAGDIVPGLQLAHRGFQQGIFVAEEIAGLRPVVVAEQSIPRVTYSHPEVASVGITEAAARTAHGDRVAVSEYNLAGNGRSEIIGTGGIVKIVRLVDGPVIGVHLVGDRVGELISEGQLAVAWEAHPEDIAPYVHAHPTQSEALGEAFLALAGKPLHAL encoded by the coding sequence ATGACCGCACACCACTCCGATCTCGTCGTTCTGGGCGGCGGGTCGGCCGGATACGCCGCGGCGATCCGTGCAGCCGAGCTCGGGCGCTCGGTCGTCATCGTCGAGAAAGACAAACTCGGCGGTACATGCCTGCATCGAGGCTGCATCCCGACCAAGGCGATCCTGCACGCGGCGGAGATCGCCGACGCTGTCCGTGATGCGGCGAGCGTCGGCGTGGCGGCGACGTTCGAGGGCATCGATGTGGCGGGGGTCACCGCCTTCCGCGAGGGCATCGTCGCCAAGAAGTTCGCGGGGCTCGCCGGCCTCATCAAAGCACGCGGGATCACGGTTGTCGCCGGTGAGGGGCGGCTGGTCGTCGATGGCGATGGACCCGGTGTCGCGGTGGGCGAGGTCACCTATCGCGGAACCGACGTGCTCCTCGCGACGGGCTCGCACACGCGTACGCTTCCGGGCATCGAGATCGGGGGCCGGATCCTCTCCAGTGAAGAGGCACTCGCGCTCGCTGAGGTTCCCGCTTCCGTCATCGTGCTCGGTGGCGGCGTCATCGGCGTCGAGTTCGCCAGCGCGTGGCGATCGATGGGGGCGGATGTCACGATCGTCGAGGCGCTCGACCACCTCGTGCCGGCAGAGGACGTCGCCTCGAGTAAGGCTCTGGAGCGCGCCTTCCGCAAACGCGGAATCGTCGCTCGACTCGGTTCTCGCTTCGCCTCCGTTTCGCAGACGGATGCCGAGGTCTCGATCGTCCTGTCCGACGGCAGCGAACTGACCGCGGACTATCTCCTCGTGGCGGTCGGACGCGGGCCGTCAACGGCCGGGATGGGGTTCGATGAGGCCGGCGTGGTTCTCGAGCGCGGCTTCGTGAGCGTGGACGAGCGCCTCCACACATCTGTCCCGCACGTCTGGGCGGCCGGCGACATCGTCCCCGGCTTACAGCTGGCCCACCGTGGCTTTCAGCAGGGGATCTTCGTGGCCGAGGAGATCGCCGGCCTCCGACCCGTCGTGGTCGCGGAGCAGAGCATCCCGCGGGTCACCTACTCGCACCCCGAAGTGGCGTCCGTCGGGATCACGGAGGCAGCCGCGCGAACCGCACACGGCGACAGGGTTGCGGTCTCTGAGTACAACCTGGCCGGCAACGGCAGAAGCGAGATCATCGGCACCGGGGGCATCGTCAAGATCGTCCGACTGGTTGACGGGCCCGTGATCGGCGTCCATCTGGTCGGCGATCGCGTCGGCGAGCTGATCAGCGAAGGCCAGCTGGCCGTCGCCTGGGAAGCCCACCCTGAAGACATCGCGCCCTACGTGCACGCGCACCCGACGCAGAGCGAGGCGCTCGGCGAGGCATTCCTCGCGCTTGCCGGCAAGCCTCTGCACGCACTCTGA
- a CDS encoding RNA polymerase sigma factor gives MTSGTKTTRSRKVEEEEATESATEQATTTTAAKKAASKTPAKSKAAPKKASKKTASDDDEEIDDDVELDDTDIEDASDDDSGDDAAESSTGATDKKGDDDEDDEDGTTKPAFSEPLPTGAIVISSSDEDDVPVYSTQITGATADPVKDYLKQIGKVPLLNAAEEVELAMRIEAGLFAEEKLSHMSASEKSSQLGLDLQWVARDGQRAKSHLLGANLRLVVSLAKRYTGRGMQFLDLIQEGNLGLIRAVEKFDYTKGFKFSTYATWWIRQAITRAMADQARTIRIPVHMVEVINKLARVQRQMLQDLGREPTPEELSRELDMTPEKVIEVQKYGREPISLHTPLGEDGDSEFGDLIEDTEAVVPADAVGFTMLQRQLESLLDSLSEREAGVIRMRFGLGDGQPKTLDQIGDTFGVTRERIRQIESKTMAKLRHPSRSQSLRDYLE, from the coding sequence GTGACCTCAGGCACGAAGACCACCCGCTCCCGCAAGGTCGAGGAGGAGGAAGCCACGGAGTCCGCCACGGAACAGGCGACGACCACGACCGCCGCCAAGAAGGCGGCGTCGAAGACTCCGGCCAAGTCGAAGGCGGCCCCGAAGAAGGCGTCCAAGAAGACGGCGTCCGATGACGACGAGGAGATCGACGACGACGTCGAGCTCGACGACACCGACATCGAGGACGCATCGGACGACGATTCCGGCGACGACGCCGCCGAGTCATCGACCGGGGCGACCGACAAGAAGGGCGATGACGACGAGGACGATGAGGACGGCACCACGAAGCCGGCCTTCTCCGAGCCCCTTCCCACCGGCGCCATCGTCATCTCCTCGAGCGACGAAGACGATGTCCCTGTCTACTCGACGCAGATCACCGGCGCGACCGCCGATCCGGTCAAGGACTATCTGAAGCAGATCGGCAAGGTGCCGCTGCTGAACGCGGCCGAAGAGGTCGAGCTCGCAATGCGGATCGAGGCGGGGCTGTTCGCCGAAGAGAAGCTCTCGCACATGTCGGCGTCGGAGAAGTCCAGCCAGCTCGGCCTGGATCTGCAGTGGGTCGCACGCGACGGCCAGCGCGCCAAGAGCCACCTGCTCGGGGCCAACCTGCGTCTGGTCGTCTCGCTCGCCAAGCGCTACACGGGTCGCGGCATGCAGTTCCTGGACCTGATCCAGGAAGGAAACCTCGGTCTGATCCGCGCGGTCGAGAAGTTCGACTACACCAAGGGCTTCAAGTTCTCCACGTACGCGACGTGGTGGATCCGTCAGGCGATCACGCGCGCGATGGCCGATCAGGCACGCACCATCCGTATCCCGGTGCACATGGTCGAGGTCATCAACAAGCTCGCCCGTGTGCAGCGGCAGATGCTGCAGGACCTCGGACGCGAGCCCACGCCCGAGGAGCTCTCGCGCGAGCTGGACATGACGCCCGAAAAGGTCATCGAGGTGCAGAAGTACGGCCGCGAGCCGATCTCGCTGCACACCCCGCTCGGCGAGGACGGCGACAGCGAGTTCGGTGACCTCATCGAGGACACCGAGGCCGTCGTTCCGGCGGATGCCGTCGGGTTCACCATGCTGCAACGCCAGCTCGAGTCCCTTCTGGACTCGCTGAGCGAGCGCGAGGCAGGCGTGATCCGCATGCGCTTCGGCCTGGGCGACGGACAGCCCAAGACGCTCGACCAGATCGGCGACACCTTCGGCGTGACACGCGAGCGGATCCGTCAGATCGAATCGAAGACCATGGCGAAGCTCCGTCACCCCTCGCGGTCGCAGTCGCTGCGGGACTATCTCGAATGA
- a CDS encoding coenzyme F420-0:L-glutamate ligase, protein MSAEVPNDGKALTVTVEGTTFARIPIRTRVVMPGDSLDEVIAEYAADQVTDGDLLFITEKIVAITQGRSYTLDEIRPRRLARFLSKYVTKTSYGIGLGMPETMEMALRECGTPRILFAAAISAVTKAFGRRGDFYRIAGDKARAIDGPTNGTIPPYDRAVVLGPTRPAEVAARVKSLLGRNVQVAVVDINDIGGNILGSTLDRAGERQLVRILADNPLGQGRESTPLGIIRAA, encoded by the coding sequence ATGAGCGCCGAGGTCCCCAATGACGGCAAGGCGCTCACTGTCACCGTCGAGGGGACGACGTTCGCACGGATTCCGATCCGTACGCGCGTCGTCATGCCCGGCGACAGCCTCGATGAGGTGATCGCGGAGTACGCGGCCGACCAGGTGACGGACGGCGACCTGCTGTTCATCACCGAGAAGATCGTCGCGATCACGCAGGGCCGTTCGTATACGCTGGACGAGATCCGACCGCGTCGCCTGGCTCGATTCCTGTCGAAGTACGTGACGAAGACCTCTTACGGCATCGGGCTCGGCATGCCGGAGACGATGGAGATGGCCCTTCGGGAGTGCGGTACCCCGCGCATCCTCTTCGCTGCGGCGATCAGCGCGGTGACGAAGGCGTTCGGACGCCGGGGCGACTTCTACCGCATCGCCGGCGACAAGGCGCGTGCGATCGATGGTCCGACCAACGGCACCATCCCGCCCTACGACCGTGCGGTCGTTCTGGGCCCGACGCGCCCGGCCGAAGTGGCCGCACGCGTCAAGTCGCTGCTCGGCCGGAACGTTCAGGTCGCGGTCGTCGACATCAATGACATCGGCGGGAACATTCTCGGCTCCACACTCGACAGGGCAGGGGAGCGTCAGCTCGTGCGGATCCTTGCCGACAACCCTCTGGGCCAGGGCCGCGAATCCACCCCCCTCGGAATCATCCGGGCGGCGTGA
- a CDS encoding sugar-transfer associated ATP-grasp domain-containing protein — translation MTRRGLPLLHRFEVLFERARGFDLASVRERARFTARVHDKSYPLVFADMLWSAARHRVGFNDYMEFDFAILTRAERATWVTSPLALELSNRYDDPAQVHRFHNKVDFNRDFDRFLGRQWLELVDGNADELEAFAQRHPVFIAKVPVSKSGLGVRRYDASAVSDWPAFHAELLAKGEVLIEERIVQHPDLEAIAPGTANTTRVTTFVKDDGSVEIINMAQKFGRGQVSDQASFGGFYTALHEDGRAMGMGYSTAGELFETHPDTGFRIADYRLPMMEEVRALITDVALVIPEVRYVGWDVVVTPTGPVLVEGNWGAGVFENKPSATGIRHGHLPRYRAAMGF, via the coding sequence ATGACGCGTCGAGGCCTTCCTCTCTTGCACCGATTCGAGGTGCTGTTCGAGCGTGCGCGCGGTTTCGATCTCGCGTCGGTGCGTGAGAGGGCCCGTTTCACTGCTCGCGTACACGACAAGAGCTATCCGCTCGTGTTCGCCGACATGCTCTGGTCGGCCGCGCGACATCGCGTGGGATTCAACGACTACATGGAGTTCGACTTCGCCATCTTGACGCGCGCCGAACGGGCGACCTGGGTCACCAGTCCCCTCGCGCTGGAGCTCTCGAACCGCTACGACGATCCCGCCCAGGTGCATCGCTTCCACAACAAGGTCGACTTCAACCGCGACTTCGACCGTTTCCTGGGACGTCAGTGGCTGGAGCTCGTCGACGGCAACGCCGACGAGCTGGAGGCCTTCGCCCAGCGGCATCCCGTGTTCATCGCCAAAGTCCCGGTGAGCAAGTCCGGGCTCGGGGTTCGTCGTTACGATGCGAGCGCCGTCAGTGATTGGCCCGCGTTCCACGCCGAGCTGCTGGCGAAGGGTGAGGTGCTCATCGAAGAGCGCATCGTGCAGCACCCGGACCTGGAAGCCATCGCTCCCGGAACGGCGAACACGACCCGGGTCACGACATTCGTCAAGGACGACGGCTCGGTCGAGATCATCAACATGGCGCAGAAGTTCGGTCGCGGTCAGGTCAGCGACCAGGCGTCGTTCGGCGGCTTCTACACCGCGCTCCACGAGGACGGGCGAGCGATGGGCATGGGCTACTCGACCGCGGGCGAACTCTTCGAGACCCACCCGGACACCGGCTTCCGCATCGCCGACTACCGGCTTCCGATGATGGAAGAGGTGCGTGCACTCATCACCGACGTCGCACTCGTGATCCCCGAGGTGCGCTACGTCGGCTGGGACGTCGTCGTCACCCCCACCGGACCGGTCCTGGTCGAGGGCAACTGGGGCGCGGGTGTCTTCGAGAACAAGCCTTCCGCGACGGGGATCCGCCACGGTCACCTTCCTCGCTACCGCGCCGCGATGGGCTTCTGA